A window of Camelus ferus isolate YT-003-E chromosome 1, BCGSAC_Cfer_1.0, whole genome shotgun sequence genomic DNA:
CATTAGATGGAATCCTCCTGTTTGAGGGTGATGAAGCCGAGCCTCTGAGTTccatgctcaaggtcacagcgGGAGGGAGAGctagaaccaggatttgaatcacTGATTATCTGACTCTAgtgtccaccccccacccctgaagCCATGCGCCTCTTGTACTGTACTCCCTGCTACCACGCATGCCTCCTTTTGAACTGGAGTGACTCCTGGCCAAGGGTCAAAGGTAAGATTCCATGTGCAAGAATGTTGCTGAAAATAGGAAGTTAGTGGAGGACAAGATTCTAAGATGTGATTGGTTCTTTGGCTGGCTGAAGTCTCAGCAAACCTGTGTTGATACATCCAACCTCAAGCCACTGGATTCATCCTCATTGGGCACTTAGcacattttaaatagcaaagtTATTTAACCTTGGTTCGTTTGGGaaacaaaacagtaattaaaCTCATAATGCATCTACTGCTTGTCTCAACGAACTTCTTCCTATTTTAACATCCCTAAAATTAGGACAATGGCCAGGCGTTAAATAAAACAGGAAGTTGAGAACACAGGTGTGCATATAGAAATAGTCTAATTTGCTAATTGTTCTTGGTCTCACTCATCTAATTTGTGGTTTAGTAATTTCCATACCATTTTATTCGTACCAGCTCTTAAGGGTTATACCAATACTCAAACACATTTTTGTTCAGTTTATCTCTAATTATGATTGTTTAGGAAGAGGTCTGCAAAATTTTCAGCTTTGTAGTACCTGCAGTGTGTATCATAACCTTTCAACTCTTCTGAGGTTAAGAAGCCATAGATGGTACATAGACACATGAGCAGGCTGTGTCCAATGACACTTTACCAAAACAGGCAGTTGGCCAGATTTTGCCTATGGGCCATAGTGTGCTGACCCCTGTTTTGGGGATAGACACAATTcttggaacattaaaaaaaaaatgagggaaaatgaaTAATCAGGGCAAATGGAGAAGTGCTCATTAGAGAAggaatatatgtctgtgtgtgagcACGCATGTGTGTGTCAATCTTTCTCATGTGGACACTTAATTCACAGCTTATACATGACATATTATTTAACATGCACATATGCCTTATCATAGAGGCTGTTCTATGTGGTATATTGGAAGAGCACTGAATTGGAAGCCAGGAAACCAGGCTCTAGATGAAGTTCTGCAATTCACTGGCAGTGTTACATTCAGCTAGTTATCCTCTCTGAGCCAAAAAAAAGATAGTGGGATTTAAGGATCTCCAAAGATCTTTCTACTCTACTCTATCCTCCTCTGATGCTATGATTTTCTTAAGACTTCTAGGGagaaatacaaagttaaaaaatatggtttaaaattatatgaaaaattatataaaaacctGGCCTGGAACTTACTAATTCAACCAACGTAACTAACCAAGCCACCACGGCCAATGAGTCAAAGGACTCAATGCAAAAGACGCTGCTTAGAGGCATGGAGACACAAGAATGCCACAGGTGCCCACCTGGAAGGCTATGGGTGAGGAGTCTGGTCCAGAAACATTGGTGGAATGAGGACTCTCTTTTGGGTACACAATATGATGGATGAAGCTTCCTTGTGACTTCAGAGGACAATCATGTGGACCTTTTATAAGAAGAACTTGAACTGAGGAGCAGGGGACTAGGGAGTCCCTCCCACCACTGAATAGTGTGGCCCATTTTCAAAGCCACTTGGAACCAAAGATGGTCACTCCCTTCTCGAAGAGTGGGTGTTCAAGATAGTTGTTGATCTTTGGATGTTGGACACTGAGGAGGATCTAAGAGGCCCTGTGGCTTTGAAACCATGTTCCACGGAGACCCCTGTAGAAAGAactggtgtatgtgtgtgtgcgcgcgtgcgcgcgtgTTGGGGTAATTTGTGCTCCACACCTGCTTCAACCAGAACTCCCTACCACTGGCTTTTATTTGCTGGTGTTAAAAGTTGGTCCAACCACTTCattataaatgggaaaatggagCCTGAGAAGGGGACGTAAGTGAGTGCGGCTGTCGCACAGAGTGAGGGAAGATTCTACTGGGCATAAGAAGTTCATACTGATCTTCTGGGGAGGATGGGTGCCTGGGGGTGGCAGGCACACAAAGAAGCGAGTACTCGGTCTCAGTTCCTCCCAGCGACTCTCTCGGCCTCTCAGCCGTGAGGGAAACGTTCTCATAGCACTCCTCAGCCAAGTTCCCTGTTGGCCTTCTCCCAGCGACACTGTGGTTGATGGAGGCATAGCACAAGTCCTCCGAGGAGCTCCGGTAAGCATTCTCCTGCGGGTCAAAGGAGAGCCATCACCAAGACTTGGCCTCTTCTCATTCCCTTCATACTCCAGTCTCAGCACAGCTCAGCCTGGGGCAAAGTCTCCCTTCCACGGCCACTTCCcctccatcttttggctattttttctaaatgactgcccccaccccaaccactaGCCCAAGCAGCCAGAGTCCTCATGCTGCTCAGAGAATTCAGCCCACTCAGGCATGTCCTCTCTGCCCCGGGCTCCAGAGTGACCCCTGACCGCCCCATATAATTCCCAAAGTCCCCAAAGACCCTGAGGCAGCTCATTCTTTCATAAGAGAACAATCTGAGGACACCTTAGAGTGCTTGGGTTATGATATTTAACTACCTATTCCAGAGATGTTTGCATGAGTGAAAAGGGAAACCAGTCAGGAGAAGGTGTCATTCGGTGAAATCTCAGGAGATAAACAGCCAAACAGCAAAGCGCAGGGGAAAGAGTGCAGATTTAGGAGTGAGGCTCGTTTCTGAACTGTGCCCTTGCCATCTTGTCAGCTGTCTGGCTTTGAGAGACTATCACTTAATCTCTTagtattttcatctgtaaaatgggtaggaAAATAACAGTCCccatctcatagggttgttgtgacaGTTACATGAGATGATTCAGGCCAAGCACTCAGCACACCGCCTGGCATAAACTAAATGCTCGATAAGTATTCATTCCTTTCAATAAACTGAGCAACAGAGGTGGCTACTGCTTCCACCTCCAGGCCCTGCAAGTGCCCCTGGGCTCACAAGCACTGGCATCTAAAGTGGTTCACATTAACATCACAGACGTCCTGGAAGCCTTCTCCTGCCGTCTGAGGTGCCTGCGTTTCTACTGTCatctcagaaaaaggaaaaggctcAGAGGTGTCTGCATTACCTGAGTGGGAACAGATGATGTCTCTTcatctggagaaagaaaatacacttaATGAATTTCAGGTCCTAGGGAGATTTcagggaggggggaggtggggcaAGGAAATATAAGCAGAGAGCCAAGGAACAGCGGGGGTAGCTCTTATCAGGCTATCTTGATCTACAACACATCGCTGGGGAGTGACAAGCTATCTGCACAAGAAACATCCAGCGCTGAGCTGAGAGGCTGGGTGGAGGGAAACACATTCACAGATCTTTGGACAGGAAATCac
This region includes:
- the GCSAM gene encoding germinal center-associated signaling and motility protein isoform X3 — translated: MGNSLLRENKWHQNTQELPWNLRNQSHQQRTSRRWDCHFAEGCFCLPWKKMHIFKARQDSPKQSKTATSLGLEVMALYEETSSVPTQENAYRSSSEDLCYASINHSVAGRRPTGNLAEECYENVSLTAERPRESLGGTETEYSLLCVPATPRHPSSPEDQYELLMPSRIFPHSVRQPHSLTSPSQAPFSHL
- the GCSAM gene encoding germinal center-associated signaling and motility protein isoform X4, with the translated sequence MGNSLLRENKRWDCHFAEGCFCLPWKKMHIFKARQDSPKQSKTATSLGLEVMALYEETSSVPTQENAYRSSSEDLCYASINHSVAGRRPTGNLAEECYENVSLTAERPRESLGGTETEYSLLCVPATPRHPSSPEDQYELLMPSRIFPHSVRQPHSLTSPSQAPFSHL
- the GCSAM gene encoding germinal center-associated signaling and motility protein isoform X2, whose protein sequence is MGNSLLRENNSRWHQNTQELPWNLRNQSHQQRTSRRWDCHFAEGCFCLPWKKMHIFKARQDSPKQSKTATSLGLEVMALYEETSSVPTQENAYRSSSEDLCYASINHSVAGRRPTGNLAEECYENVSLTAERPRESLGGTETEYSLLCVPATPRHPSSPEDQYELLMPSRIFPHSVRQPHSLTSPSQAPFSHL
- the GCSAM gene encoding germinal center-associated signaling and motility protein isoform X1, which gives rise to MRAVGKLTTRGGKGKTWLVPCVWSSRWHQNTQELPWNLRNQSHQQRTSRRWDCHFAEGCFCLPWKKMHIFKARQDSPKQSKTATSLGLEVMALYEETSSVPTQENAYRSSSEDLCYASINHSVAGRRPTGNLAEECYENVSLTAERPRESLGGTETEYSLLCVPATPRHPSSPEDQYELLMPSRIFPHSVRQPHSLTSPSQAPFSHL